A genomic region of Arachis stenosperma cultivar V10309 chromosome 9, arast.V10309.gnm1.PFL2, whole genome shotgun sequence contains the following coding sequences:
- the LOC130947567 gene encoding cysteine-rich receptor-like protein kinase 10, whose product MGWNWMRITFNLVPVSLSLLLLLNFATTAKAQGPTYVYNICSDNKTTANSLFKKDINTLFSSLSSNATANAEFFNTTVPGTNSNDTAYGLFMCRGDLSSCGQCVVNATQKLSSDANCSLSKRAIIWYDECMVWYSNNRSILSTMFTRPGVCLSNTGNVSNQESFMKLLFKTMNETAKEAAKSPVLEKKYATKQANISGFQNLYCMAQCTDNLTPRDCASCLTEAITKLTPCCGGKQGGRILFPSCFVRYELYPFYSSNALAPSPSPSAGLVPPPPATNSSHSGGSSGLSSGTIVAIVVPIAVAVLLFVAGVCFLIRRRARKKHDSAQDPQTVTEISSIDSLRFDLSTIEAATKKFSQDNKLGEGGFGEVYKGLLPSGQEVAVKRLSKGSVQGGEEFKNEVELVAKLQHRYLVRLLGFCLQGEEKILVYEYVPNKSLDYILFDPEKQGLLDWTRRYKIIGGIARGIQYLHEDSRLKIIHRDLKPSNILLDEDMNPKIADFGMARLFAVDQTQGNTSRIVGTYGYMSPEYAMRGEFSVKSDVYSFGVLVLEIISGKKISSFYETDADDLVSYAWKLWKEGTPLELMDPTLRKSYTPNEVMRCIHIGLLSVQEDPADRPTMATIVLMLDSYSVTLPVPNQPAFVVHSGTDSNMPKELQFSGATTNVSVQNSVNEMSVSEMDPR is encoded by the exons ATGGGTTGGAATTGGATGAGGATCACCTTCAACCTTGTCCCAGTATCACTTTCCCTCCTGCTGCTCCTCAATTTTGCAACCACCGCTAAAGCACAAGGTCCCACTTATGTTTACAATATTTGTTCAGACAACAAGACCACTGCCAACAGCCTCTTCAAAAAGGATATTAACACCCTCTTCTCATCTCTCTCTTCCAACGCCACCGCCAACGCTGAATTCTTCAACACCACCGTCCCTGGCACAAACTCCAACGACACGGCCTACGGTCTCTTCATGTGCAGGGGCGACTTATCCTCTTGCGGGCAGTGCGTGGTCAACGCCACACAGAAGCTTTCATCCGATGCAAATTGTTCCTTATCGAAACGAGCCATCATTTGGTACGACGAGTGCATGGTTTGGTACTCCAATAACCGCTCTATCTTGTCCACAATGTTCACGAGGCCCGGCGTTTGCCTCTCCAACACGGGGAATGTCTCCAACCAGGAAAGCTTCATGAAGTTGTTGTTCAAAACCATGAATGAAACGGCGAAAGAAGCAGCCAAGTCCCCTGTTCTTGAAAAGAAGTACGCTACAAAGCAAGCCAACATATCTGGTTTTCAGAACCTTTATTGTATGGCTCAGTGTACCGATAACCTCACACCACGAGACTGTGCCAGCTGTCTAACTGAGGCCATAACCAAATTAACTCCTTGTTGTGGAGGAAAGCAGGGAGGGAGGATTCTATTCCCCAGCTGTTTCGTTCGGTATGAGTTGTACCCTTTCTATAGCTCTAATGCTTTGGCTCCTTCGCCTTCTCCGTCGGCAGGGCTAGTTCCTCCTCCACCTGCAACTAATTCATCTCATTCCGGAG GAAGTAGTGGACTATCATCCGGGACTATTGTTGCAATTGTGGTTCCAATTGCAGTGGCTGTGCTACTGTTTGTTGCGGGCGTTTGTTTCTTAATTAGAAGAAGAGCAAGGAAGAAGCATGACTCTGCACAAGATCCACAAA CTGTGACCGAGATCTCTAGCATTGATTCGTTGAGATTTGATTTGAGTACAATTGAAGCAGCCACAAAGAAATTCTCTCAAGATAACAAGCTTGGAGAAGGTGGATTTGGTGAGGTTTACAAG GGCTTGCTTCCAAGTGGACAAGAAGTAGCTGTTAAGAGGCTCTCTAAAGGATCTGTACAAGGTGGAGAAGAATTCAAGAATGAAGTAGAGCTGGTTGCCAAGCTTCAACATAGATATCTAGTCAGGCTTTTGGGATTTTGCTTGCAAGGAGAAGAGAAGATACTTGTATATGAATATGTACCCAACAAAAGCTTGGACTACATTCTTTTCG ATCCTGAGAAACAAGGATTGTTGGATTGGACAAGACGATACAAGATTATTGGAGGCATTGCTCGAGGAATTCAATATCTCCATGAAGATTCTAGACTTAAAATCATACATCGTGATCTTAAACCTAGCAACATATTGTTGGACGAAGATATGAATCCAAAAATTGCAGATTTTGGTATGGCAAGGTTATTTGCTGTTGATCAAACTCAAGGAAATACTAGCAGGATTGTTGGGACATA TGGCTACATGTCCCCGGAATATGCGATGCGCGGAGAGTTCTCGGTTAAGTCTGATGTATACAGTTTTGGAGTCCTTGTTTTGGAGATTATAAGTGGCAAGAAGATCAGCTCTTTCTATGAAACAGATGCTGATGACCTAGTGAGCTAT GCTTGGAAACTCTGGAAGGAAGGGACACCCTTGGAATTGATGGATCCCACGTTGAGAAAATCCTATACTCCAAATGAAGTTATGAGATGCATCCATATTGGTTTGCTCTCTGTCCAAGAAGATCCAGCAGATAGACCTACAATGGCAACAATAGTGCTTATGCTGGATAGTTATTCTGTTACTCTACCAGTACCTAACCAGCCAGCATTTGTCGTGCACAGCGGAACCGATTCAAACATGCCCAAGGAGCTGCAATTCAGTGGAGCTACAACCAATGTATCAGTGCAAAATTCTGTCAATGAGATGTCAGTTAGCGAAATGGATCCTAGATAA
- the LOC130950188 gene encoding putative cysteine-rich receptor-like protein kinase 9 translates to MASSYYCVISSVFLFLFGFLFFPTEAVPLYSSHCCTDSLKFEPNRTFQTNLNLLLSSLTSNATEGSHFYRTRVGSTAPNTVTGLFLCRGNTLSAACHDCVAAAATEIKRRCPVEKEAIIW, encoded by the coding sequence ATGGCTTCTTCCTATTACTGTGTAATTTCCTCTgttttcctctttctctttgGATTCCTATTCTTTCCAACCGAAGCAGTTCCACTTTACAGTTCTCATTGCTGCACAGACTCTCTCAAATTCGAACCAAACAGAACCTTCCAAACCAACCTCAACCTCCTCCTCTCTTCACTTACTTCCAACGCCACAGAAGGCAGCCATTTCTACAGGACAAGAGTTGGCAGCACCGCTCCTAACACTGTCACCGGCCTCTTCCTCTGCCGAGGCAACACACTCTCCGCAGCTTGCCACGACTGCGTAGCGGCCGCAGCCACCGAGATCAAACGGAGGTGCCCCGTTGAGAAAGAGGCCATAATATGGTAA
- the LOC130947575 gene encoding cysteine-rich receptor-like protein kinase 25, whose amino-acid sequence MLRYSNQSILNNIVPGVDLFHAKNVSVKELKRFNELLANLLNGLASKAANSMEDNKFATGEVNLTSTETLYELVQCTPDLSLFDCNMCFSSAIASVPNCCDGKQGARVLLPGCNIRYEVYPFYNSTKSLTPSVLQSRHSGRNRVEVVLAFVTPIVAAMVLFTFGICSAMGKQGRDVIKLWKKTTALALEDDCSGNCQK is encoded by the exons ATGCTACGTTACTCCAACCAATCAATCCTGAACAACATAGTACCAGGAGTGGACTTATTCCATGCAAAGAACGTGTCAGTCAAAGAGCTTAAACGGTTCAACGAGTTGCTGGCTAATTTGTTAAATGGTCTTGCATCCAAAGCTGCAAATTCCATGGAGGATAATAAGTTTGCAACAGGGGAAGTAAACCTCACAAGCACAGAGACTCTTTATGAATTGGTGCAGTGTACTCCTGATTTGTCCTTGTTTGATTGCAACATGTGTTTCAGCAGTGCCATTGCTTCTGTTCCGAATTGCTGTGATGGAAAACAAGGAGCGAGGGTGTTGCTTCCAGGGTGCAATATTAGATATGAGGTCTACCCTTTTTACAATAGCACCAAATCACTTACTCCATCGGTTCTTCAATCTCGCCATTCAGGAAGGAATCGTGTTGAAGTAGTTCTAGCATTTGTTACTCCAATTGTTGCTGCTATGGTACTGTTTACTTTTGGCATATGTTCTGCCATGGGAAAACAAGGAAGAGATGTGATTAAATTGTGGAAGAAAACG ACTGCACTTGCGCTTGAAGATGATTGCAGTGGGAATTGTCAGAAGTGA